One window of the Eucalyptus grandis isolate ANBG69807.140 chromosome 8, ASM1654582v1, whole genome shotgun sequence genome contains the following:
- the LOC104415194 gene encoding LOW QUALITY PROTEIN: pathogenesis-related protein STH-21 (The sequence of the model RefSeq protein was modified relative to this genomic sequence to represent the inferred CDS: substituted 1 base at 1 genomic stop codon), producing the protein MAVTTFTQEFTTPIAPSRMFNALILDSHNLIPKIAPQGIKSIEFIEGNXGVGSIKQTNFAEGGHLKYLKHKIDALDSNNLVCKYTLIEGDVIFNKIESVVYEVKFEASSNGGCVCKMSSEYHLKAGVELREEDIKQGKEKAMGLYKVVEEYLSTNPNAYA; encoded by the exons ATGGCTGTTACTACCTTTACTCAAGAATTCACAACCCCGATTGCTCCTTCAAGAATGTTTAACGCCTTAATTCTTGATTCTCACAATCTCATCCCCAAGATTGCCCCCCAGGGTATCAAGAGCATTGAGTTCATCGAAGGAAACTGAGGAGTTGGAAGTATCAAGCAGACTAACTTTGCTGAAG GTGGCCACTTGAAGTATTTGAAACATAAGATTGATGCTCTCGACTCGAATAACCTAGTATGCAAGTACACCTTGATTGAAGGTGATGTGATCTTCAATAAAATTGAATCCGTTGTCTATGAGGTCAAATTTGAGGCTTCAAGCAATGGTGGATGCGTATGCAAGATGTCCAGTGAGTATCATTTGAAAGCTGGTGTGGAGCTTAGGGAAGAGGACATCAAACAAGGCAAAGAAAAGGCTATGGGTTTGTACAAGGTCGTTGAGGAGTACCTTTCCACCAATCCCAATGCTTATGCTTGA
- the LOC104415195 gene encoding LOW QUALITY PROTEIN: pathogenesis-related protein STH-21 (The sequence of the model RefSeq protein was modified relative to this genomic sequence to represent the inferred CDS: deleted 2 bases in 1 codon): protein MGVTTFTQEFTAPIAPSRMFKALILDSHNLIPKIAPKVKSIEFIEGDGGVGSIKQTNFAEGGHLKCLKHKIDALDLDNLVCKYTLIEGGVIFDKIESVVYEVKFEASSNGGCICKMSSEYHTKTGVELKEEDIKQGKEKAMGLYKVVEEYLSANPDVYA, encoded by the exons ATGGGTGTCACTACCTTTACCCAAGAATTCACAGCCCCAATTGCCCCATCAAGAATGTTCAAGGCTTTGATTCTCGATTCCCACAATCTCATCCCCAAGATTGCCCCCAAGGTA AAGAGTATTGAGTTCATCGAAGGAGATGGAGGTGTTGGAAGCATCAAGCAGACTAACTTTGCTGAAG GTGGTCACTTGAAATGTTTGAAACATAAGATTGATGCTCTTGACTTAGATAACCTCGTTTGCAAGTACACCTTGATTGAAGGTGGTGTGATCTTTGATAAAATAGAATCGGTAGTATACGAGGTCAAATTTGAGGCTTCAAGCAATGGCGGATGCATTTGCAAGATGTCTAGTGAGTATCACACGAAAACTGGTGTGGAGCTCAAGGAAGAGGACATCAAACAAGGCAAAGAGAAGGCTATGGGTTTGTACAAGGTGGTCGAGGAGTACCTTTCTGCCAATCCTGATGTCTATGCTTGA